A portion of the Suricata suricatta isolate VVHF042 chromosome 11, meerkat_22Aug2017_6uvM2_HiC, whole genome shotgun sequence genome contains these proteins:
- the MRPL17 gene encoding 39S ribosomal protein L17, mitochondrial isoform X2, translating to MRLSVVAAISHGRVFRRLGLGPESRIHLLRNLLTGLVRHERIEAPWARVDEMRDYAEKEKDLIPKLFQVLAPRYQGQNGGYTRMLQIPNRNKQDRAKMAVIEYKGNCLPPLPLPRRDGNLTLLNQLLQGLRQDQKASIHSSHTAQTPGI from the exons ATGCGGCTGTCCGTCGTCGCCGCCATCTCCCATGGACGCGTATTCCGCCGTCTGGGCCTGGGTCCAGAGTCCCGCATCCACCTGTTGCGCAACTTGCTTACCGGACTTGTGCGACACGAACGCATCGAGGCGCCATGGGCGCGAGTGGACGAAATGAGGGACTACGCCGAGAAG GAGAAAGATTTGATCCCCAAGCTGTTTCAAGTACTGGCCCCTCGATACCAAGGTCAGAATGGGGGCTACACGAGAATGCTGCAAATCCCAAATCGGAATAAGCAGGATCGGGCCAAGATGGCAGTGATTGAGTATAAAGGGAActgcctcccacctctgcccctgcctcGCAGAGACGGCAACCTCACACTTCTAAACCAGCTGCTTCAAGGCTTGCGGCAGGACCAGAAAGCAAGCATCCACAGCTCCCACACAGCGCAAACACCAGGGATTTAA
- the MRPL17 gene encoding 39S ribosomal protein L17, mitochondrial isoform X1, with translation MRLSVVAAISHGRVFRRLGLGPESRIHLLRNLLTGLVRHERIEAPWARVDEMRDYAEKLIDYGKLGDTNDQAMRMADFWLTEKDLIPKLFQVLAPRYQGQNGGYTRMLQIPNRNKQDRAKMAVIEYKGNCLPPLPLPRRDGNLTLLNQLLQGLRQDQKASIHSSHTAQTPGI, from the exons ATGCGGCTGTCCGTCGTCGCCGCCATCTCCCATGGACGCGTATTCCGCCGTCTGGGCCTGGGTCCAGAGTCCCGCATCCACCTGTTGCGCAACTTGCTTACCGGACTTGTGCGACACGAACGCATCGAGGCGCCATGGGCGCGAGTGGACGAAATGAGGGACTACGCCGAGAAG CTCATCGACTATGGGAAGCTGGGAGATACCAATGACCAAGCCATGCGCATGGCTGACTTCTGGCTTACG GAGAAAGATTTGATCCCCAAGCTGTTTCAAGTACTGGCCCCTCGATACCAAGGTCAGAATGGGGGCTACACGAGAATGCTGCAAATCCCAAATCGGAATAAGCAGGATCGGGCCAAGATGGCAGTGATTGAGTATAAAGGGAActgcctcccacctctgcccctgcctcGCAGAGACGGCAACCTCACACTTCTAAACCAGCTGCTTCAAGGCTTGCGGCAGGACCAGAAAGCAAGCATCCACAGCTCCCACACAGCGCAAACACCAGGGATTTAA